The genomic DNA CAGCCCTTGATCATGGAATCGCCGACGTACTGGGGCGCGATCCTGGCGGCGGCACACGCCGGCGTGCGAACAGCCCCGGTCACCGGCGACAGCGACGGCCCTGACCCCGACGACCTGGCCCGGGCTTTCACGGAGACGGGTGCGCGCGTGTTCTACGCACAACCGAACTTCGCGAATCCGACTGGTGCGCAATGGTCTCCGGCCCGGCGCGAACAAATCCTGGCGGTGGTGCGAGAGCACGGCGCCTTCCTCGTCGAGGACGACTGGGCCCACGACTTCGGCATCGACAGCACCCCATTGCCCTTGGCGGCGTACGACGACGTCGGGCATGTGGTGTATCTGCGGTCGCTGACCAAGAGCATGTCACCGGCGGTGCGGGTGGGTGCGGTGATCGCCCGCGGCCCGGTGCGCGACCGGATCCTGGCGGACCGGGCCGCCGAGTCCATGTACGTGAGTGGCGTTCTGCAGTCGGCCGCCCTGGACGTCGTCCTGCAGCCGGCATGGCGAACGCATCTCCGCAGCCTGCGCCGGCAGTTGCGGGAGCGCCGCGATCTGCTTGCGCACTGCCTGGCCGAATACGCACCACAAGCCGTCGTGGACCACCTTCCCGCAGGCGGCCTGTATCTCTGGGTCCGGCTGCCCGACGACGTGGAGTTGGACCGACTGGTACGCGATTGCGCCGGCGCCGACCTCCTCATCCCCGATGGCATCGAGTGGTTTCCGGCCGAACCGGTCGGAAACCACACGCGACTCAGCTACGCCGGCGCGGATCCCGCGCGCTTCGCCGATGGCGTGCGCGTGCTCGGGCAGGCTTTGGCCGCTCAGTTGACCTGACGCCGCGGCCCCGGCGGCCCAAATTTCAATGGCTCACGCCCGGGCGCTACTGCCATCGTCAAATGTGAAAGTACAAAGTAGCGCTATCCATAATCGGCTGGAACCGCTATCCGCGAACTCCGGCTTTGCCTGGGGCATGCTGGGTGTCCTCGCATTCTCGTTCACCGTCCCCCTGACCCGCATCGCCGTGCAGCACGGGGCCATGTCTCCGTTGTTCGTCGGCTCGGGTCGAGCTGTCGTCGCCGCGCTGCTGGCCGCCGGAGCCCTCGCCGTCACCCGGCAGCGGCTGCCCCGCGGTGTCGAGTGGGGACGTCTGCTGATCGTGGCCGGCGGCGTGGTGATCGGCTTTCCGCTGCTGACGACGTATGCGCTGACCACCACGTCCGCCGCGCACAGTGCCGTCGTCATCGCGCTGTTGCCCGCGGCAACGGCCGTCGTCTCGGTACTGCGCACCGGGGAACGTCCGCCGAGCCGCTTCTGGTTCGCGGCAGCGCTCGGCGCGGTCGCCGCCGTCGCCTTCGCCGGCTTGCAGGGCGACGGCCTGGGGACGTTGCACATCTCGGATCTGCTGCTGATCGGCGCGGTGGTGGCCGCGGCGGTCGGCTACGCCGAGGGTGGTCTGTTGACTCGCGAACTCGGTGCGTGGCAGACGATTTCGTGGGCCCTGGTGGCTGCGTCCCCGCTCATGGTCGCGCTCACCGCGGTGTCGGTGGCCACGGGTCCGCCCGTCGCGGGCCCGACGGAATGGGCGTCGTTCGCCTACCTCGCCGCGGTCAGCATGTTTCTCGGATTCTTCGCGTGGTACCGCGGACTGGCGATCGGACCCATGGCACAGGTCAGCCAAACCCAACTGACGCAGCCGGTGCTGAGCATCCTCTGGGCAGCGCTGCTCCTCCACGAACGGCTCACCTGGCCGACGGTCCTTGGTGGCGGCGCCGTCGTCGTCTGCGCGCTCTCGGCGGTCCGCTCACGAACCGGCAATCCCGGGGCAACCGAACCAGCGGCATCACCGCACGCGGATGCGCGTCAGTCCAGCAGCACGGTGGCGTAGGTGCCCAGCTGACCGAACCCGATACGCCGGTAGATCGCCCGGGCCGGGGCGTTGAAGTCGTTGACGTAGAGGCTGGCGGTCCGGCCGCTGCGCAGCACCGCCGCCGCCAACGCCGCGGTGCCCGCGGCGCCGAGACCGCGGCCACGCCAGTCCGGGTGTACCCACACGCCCTGAATCTGACCGACCCGCGACGTCTGGGCGCCGATCTCGGCCTTGAACACGACCTGGCCGTCCTCGAACCGCGCCCAGGCGCGGCCCGCGGCGATCAGCCCCGCCAGCCGCCTGCGGTAGCCGCGGCCGCCGTCGCCCATCCGCGGATCGACTCCCACCTCGCCGATGAACATGTCCACTGCCGCAACGACATACGCGTCCAACTCGTCCATCCGGACCGGACGCACCGCGGGATCGACCGGGCACTGCGGCGCATCGGACAGGGTGAGCAGCGGCTGACAGTCCCGGACCTCGCGGGCCGGGCCCCACACCTGGGCCAGCTGCTGCCACATCGGCAGCACCAGCTCGGCGCGCCCCACCAGCGACGAACACCGCCGCGGCGCGCTCATCACCTTGTCGGCGAACACCATCATGTCGGCCGCGGTGCCCCGCATCGGGATCAGATTCACCCCGGCGAAGCACAGCGACTCGGTGGGCTGGCTACGGGTCCACAGCTCGCCGCCGATGGCCACCGGATCGAGGCCGTGGTCGCCCACGCGCGCGGCCACCATGCAGGTGCCGACCGGGTCCTCGTCGAAGACCTGCTGCACCTGGGCAACCTCGCGCACCACTGATATCCGGCGCGCATCTGCGATCCGGAACAGCGGAGGTGCCGACATTCACCGACCTTCTGCGAGTGTGACCTGGTTTGCTATTTGCGTCTGCCCGTGACCGCGATCACAAGACTGTGCTCAGCTTACGGTTACGACGGGCGAACCGCTCGCATCGGTTCCCGACTCGGCGGCGATTCGCATCGCCTCTTCGATCAGGGTCTCGACGATCTGCGACTCGGGCACGGTCTTGATCACCTCACCGCGCACGAAAATCTGGCCCTTGCCGTTGCCGGACGCCACGCCGAGGTCGGCCTCGCGCGCCTCACCCGGCCCGTTGACGACACAGCCCATCACCGCGACGCGCAGCGGCACGTCGAGCCCGTCGAGGCCTGCCGACACCGCGTTCGCCAACTTGTAGACGTCCACCTGGGCCCGGCCGCACGACGGGCACGACACGATCTCCAGGCCGCGTGGCCGCAGGTTCAGCGACTCCAGAATCTGGTTGCCGACCTTGACCTCTTCGACCGGCGGCGCGGACAGGGACACGCGGATGGTGTCGCCGATGCCCTCGCTCAGCAGCGCACCGAACGCGACGGCGCTCTTGATCGTCCCCTGGAACGCCGGACCGGCCTCGGTCACGCCGAGGTGCAACGGGTAGTCGCACTTGGCGGCCAGCTGACGGTAGGCCTCCACCATGATCACGGGGTCGTTGTGCTTGACGCTGATCTTGATGTCGCCGAAGCCGTGCTCCTCGAACAGCGAGGCCTCCCACAGCGCCGACTCGACGAGCGCCTCCGGCGTGGCCTTGCCGTACTTCTCGAGCAGCCGCGGGTCGAGCGAGCCGGCGTTGACACCGATGCGGATCGGGATGCCGGCGGCACCGGCGGCCTTGGCGACCTCCTTGACCCGGCCGTCGAACTCCTTGATGTTGCCCGGGTTCACGCGCACGGCGGCGCAGCCGGCATCGATGGCCGCGAAGATGTACTTGGGCTGGAAGTGGATGTCGGCGATCACCGGGATCTGGCTGTGCCGGGCGATCTCGGCCAGCGCGTCGGCGTCTTCCTGCCGCGGACAGGCCACGCGCACGATGTCGCAGCCCGACGCCGTCAACTCGGCGATCTGCTGCAAGGTGGCGTTCACGTCGTGGGTCTTCGTGGTGCACATCGACTGCACCGCTATCGGGTAGTCGCTGCCGACGCCGACGTCGCGCACCATCAGCTGACGGGTCTTACGGCGCGGCGCGAGGGTCGGCGGGGCCGGCGGCTCGCTGCCGACGCCCGGCATGCCCAAACCGATGGAGGTCATCACGGTCTCCTACTGGAAAAGTCGAATGGGGTTCACAAAGTCTGCCGTCACGGTCAACAGCATGTAGCCGCCGACCACCACCAGCACCACATAGGTGGCCGGCATCAGCTTCAGGTAGTTCACCGGCGCCGCGGCGACTTTGCCGCGGGCCGCGCGAATCATGTTGCGGACCTTCTCGAAGGTCGCCACCGCGATGTGGCCACCGTCGAACGGCAGCAACGGCAGCAGGTTGACCGCCGCCAGGACGAAGTTCAGCTGCGCCAGGAAGAACCAGAACATCACCCAGATGCCGTGTTCGACGGTCTCGCCGCCGATCCGGCTCGCGCCGACGACGCTGATCGGGGTCTCCTTGTCGCGCTCGCCACCGGCGATCGAGTGGACCAGGGCGCCGATCTTGGTCGGAATCTTCGCCAGGGATTTACCCAGCTCGACGGACAGATCACCGGTGAAGGTGAACGTCGCGGGCACGGCCGTCAGCACGTTGTACTGCGTTGGTCCCGGCTGCGGCGCCGCGGTCACGCCGATGGCGCCGACCTGTGTCGCGGTCGCGGCTTCCTTGTCGGTGAAGCGCTGCGTCTGCTCGATGTCGACCGTGGTGGTGAGCGTCTGGCCGCCGCGTTCGTAGACGACCGGGACGGCGCCGCTCATGCCGCGGATTGCTTTCGCCATCTCCTCGAACGTGCTCACCGGCTTGTCACCGACCTTGACGACGGTGTCCCCCGCCTTCAGGCCCGCCGCCGCGGCGGGTCCGGCGCCCGGATGCGGGCACGGCCCGAACAGGTTGTCGCCGGTCTTCGCCACCTGCGGGGCCACACAAGCGGTTTCACCGATCACGGCGCTGGTCGGTGCATGCAGGTCCGGCAGGCCCCACGACACCGCGATGCCGTAGATCAGCACCAGGCCGATGATGATGTTCATCGCAGGCCCGGCGAACAGCACCGCGACGCGCTTCCAGACCTTCTGCTTGTACATCGCGTAGGGCTCGTCCTGCGGCGCGATCTCGTCGACCGACGTCATGCCCGCGATATCGCAGAAGCCGCCCAGCGGGACGGCCTTGATGCCGTACTCGGTCGAGCCGAGCCGGTTGGGCCGGTGCGTGGACCACAGCGTCGGGCCGAAGCCGACGAAGTACCGCCGCACCTTCATCCCGGTGGCCCGGGCCACCCACATGTGGCCGCACTCGTGCAGGGCCACCGATACCAGCAGACCCAGCGCAAACAGCGCGATGCCGATTGCATACATCATCGGGCGGGCACGACCTCCTGTGCGACGATGCGCCGCGCCCGGTCCCGGGCCCAATCCTGCGCATCAAGTACGTCATCCACGGTACTGGGTTCGGCGGCCCATTGATCCGCAGCGCCCAGCACATCAGCAACGGTCCGCACGATCGCCGGGAACCTGATCCGGCCGTCGAGGAACGCGGCTGCCGCCTCTTCGTTGGCGGCGTTGTACACCGCGGTCAGGCAACCACCACGGGTGCCGGCCTCCCGGGCCAGCCGGACCGCCGGGAAGACGTCGTCGTCCAGCGGCTCGAATTCCCAGGTCGAGGCCGTGGTCCAGTCGCATGCCAGGGCGGCGCCCGGCACGCGGGCCGGCCAGCCCAGCGCCAGCGCGATGGGCAGCTTCATGTCGGGCGGGCTCGCCTGCGCCAGCGTCGAGCCGTCGGTGAAGGTGACCATCGAGTGCACGATGGACTGCGGGTGCACCACGACGTCGATGCGGTCGTAGTCGATGCCGAACAGCAGGTGGGTCTCGATGAGTTCCAGGCCCTTGTTGACCAGCGACGCCGAGTTCAGCGTGTTCATCGGGCCCATGGACCACGTCGGGTGGGCACCGGCCTGCTCCGGGGTGACGTCGTCGAGGTCTTTGGCCGCCCAGCCGCGGAACGGGCCGCCCGACGCGGTGAGCACGAGCCGGGCCACTTCGTCACCGGTGCCGCCGCGCAGGCACTGCGCCAGCGCCGAATGCTCGGAGTCGACGGGCACGATCTGACCGGGCTGCGCCGCCTTGAGCACCAGCGGTCCGCCCGCGACGAGCGATTCCTTGTTCGCCAGGGCAAGCCGGGCACCCGAGTGCAGCGCGGCCAGCGTCGGCTTCAAACCGAGCGCGCCGACCAAGGAGTTCAGGACGACGTCGGCCTCGGTGTCCTCGACCAGCCGAGTGGCCGCGTCGGCGCCGGCGTACGTGACGTCCCCGATGCGCTCGGCGGCGGCGGGATCGGCCACCGCGATGTTGGTGACCCCGGTCTCGGCGCGCTGCCGGGCCAGCAGTTCCGCGTTGCCGCCGCCGGCCGCCAGGCCGACGATCTCGAACCGGTCGGGGTTGGCGGCGATCACCTCCAGGGCCTGGGTACCGATCGACCCGGTACTGCCGAGCACCAGGACTCGTAGCCGCTCACTCACGTCTCTATTGTGCCGCCCGATGCCCGCATTCGAGTAACGGTGGTCGACCGGATAAACGCGCGGCGACAACGTGGCCACCAACAAATACGACCGAGCGTCGTATGTAAGAATGTCGGCAATCCACCGGATCGTTAAGGAGTTGCCGTGGCCACCACCGAGGTCGAACGAAGCACCGGCGTCGATGTCGAGGACGTCCCCTCTGCCGAGTGGGGCTGGTCCAAGATGAACCGCGCCGTGATTCAGGCCGGTGGCATCCTGTCCGCCATCTTCCTGCTGGTGATGCTGCGCGGTAACCACGTCGGCCACGTCGAGGACGCCTGGCTGATCGGCTTCGCCATCCTCCTGCTGGTCATCGTCGTGCGCGGCTGGTGGCTGCGTCGTCGCGGCTGGATCCGCTGACCTCAGCCTTCACGACAAAGGCCACGAACTCCGGTGAGTTCGTGGCCTTTGTCGTCGGCCGGTCCTAGGCGGCGGGCTCCGGCGCCTGCTCGGGCTCGCGGTGCCTCTTGTCCGAATGGAAGAACGTGACGAGTGTCGTTGCGCCGCAGATAATTCCGACGGTGCCGATGAGTTGCGGGCCGGTGAGACGGTCGGCCAGCCCGCCGCCCACGCCGGCGCCGACCATGAACGACCCCAGCAGCGCGAGGTAACCGAGCCAGTCGTAGACGGTGCCCTTGCCGCAGATGTGCCGTTCGAGCCCCTGGCCCAGTTTGACGACCGTTCCGGTGACGTAACTGAGCGGTACCGCCACTTCACCGTTCTTGACGAAGCTGGTGTTCAGCGCGCCCACCGAGAAACAGATGATGAGGATGCCGGTGAAGTTGACGTCCTCGTAGTACCAGCCGTCCTCATAGAGCTCGACGACGGACGCCACCAACAGGCCGAAGGTCACCAGGGCCGTGGCCCCGTGCGGATGGTTCTGCCAGTACCTGCGCCGCAGGAACGACGCCACGAAGACCCCCGCCAGGAAGCAGGCCATCAACCACAACGCCGCCTGCGGCCCGGCTCCGGACACTTTCTGCCGTTCCGCGACGTCGAACCAGCCGAGCACGGCGCGTTCGGTGTTGCCCGTCATGAAGGTGACGAAGTATCCGGCACTGTGCAGGAACGCGACCGCGCCGATCATGCCGGCCAACCACGACAACAGCCACGACAACCGGGCCTCCGGTCCGATGGCGGCTTCCTTGCTCACAACCCTGTCGGGCGACTGCTCATCCACCGGCACATTATGTACGGCAGGGTCGGCGGAGGGCCCGGATCAGACCGGCGCGGTCACCGGTCCTGCGGCCGGCAGGTGAAGCCGAGGCGAAACTTGCCGATCTGGATTTCGTCACCGCTGGTGAGTGGGAGGGCCTGAACCGGGGTCCCGTTCACATAGGTGCCGTTGAGGCTGCCGGCGTCGATGATCCAGTATTCGTCGTCCAGCCAACGGATTTCGGCATGGTGCCGGCTGACGGTGATGTCATCGAGAAACACCGCGCTGTCGGGGTGCCGGCCGGCGGCGACGACGTCGTCGGCCAGCAGGAACTGGCCGCCGGGTCCGGGGCCGCGGTTGATCACCAGGACACCCGAGCCCGGGCGCACCTCGGACGCCTTCCTGTGGACGGCGACGTCGTCGCCGAGGCGTGGCTCGTCGATCAGACTCATATCGGGTTTCCTTTTCCTGGATGGGTTTTCGAGGCGCTGCGGGTGGTGTGGCTGCGGGCGTGGGCGATGGCATCGTCCAAGTTTTCGATGAGATGGTTCTCGTGCCGCAGGGAGTCGATGATGCCGACGCCCGCGAGGAGATCCCGGTGCTCCGGCCTGACCCCTTTGATGATCACGGTGATGCCGCGTGCCTCGAGGTCTTCGACGATCTGCGTCAAGGTGTGCGCGCCTGTCGCGTCGAGCATGCCGAGCTGCGACAGCCTGATGATGACGACGGACGTCTCGGGGTGGTTGCCGTCGGTGATCGCGGTCGAAATCCGTTCGGCCGCACCGAAGAACATCGCGCCGTCGAGCCGCAGCAGGGCGATGCGCTCGTCGCCGGGCATATAAGGCCCCGGCAGTTCCTCCCGCGTGACACTGCTGCGGCGGGCCAGCGCGCGCAGCGCGAACAGTGCCGTGACCGCGATGCCGATCTCGACGGCCTGGATCAGGTCGAAGCAGACGGTGACCGTCGCGGTCAGCAGAAAAGTCACCGCGTCCGAACGCGTGGACCGCAGAATCCGGGTGACGGTGTGCGGCGAGATCATCCGGAACGCCGTCACCATCAACACCGCCGAGAGCGCCGCCAGCGGGATGGTCCCCACCAGACCGCTGATCAGGTACACCACGGCAAGCAGCACCAGCGAGTGCACGATGGCCGCCACGCGGGTCCGCGCGCCGGACCGCACATTGACCGCGGTGCGGGCGATGGCCCCGGTGGCGGGCATGCCGCCGAACACCCCGGAGGCGACCGACGCCAGTCCCTGCCCCACCAGTTCCCGGTTCGGGTCGTAGGGCCCGGTCGGGGACATCGTCGCCGCGACCCGCGCCGACAGCAGCGACTCGATGGCGGCCAGTGCGGCGATGGCCAGTGCCGCACCGAACAGGGAGTGCAGGACCGCCAGGTCGGCGTGCGGCCAGACGGGAGCGGGCAGCCGCGACGGCAGCGCCCCGATCCGCATGGCGGACAACCCGGTACCGGCCACCAGCGCGGTCGCGGCGACAACGGCCACCAGCGAGGCCGGCACAGCCGGATGCAACCTGGGCAGCACGATCATCAGGACCGCCACCAGCGCCGTGACGAGCAGGGCCGGCCGGGCCGCACCCGTGTCGATGTGCGAGACGACGACGCCCGCGGCCACCAGCGGGGACCGTCCGGCGGGTGCCGCCTGCCCGAATGCCGCCGGGACCTGCTGCAGGAAGATGATGGCGGCGATGCCGAGGGTGAATCCTTCGATCACCGGCCACGGGATGAACGTCACCGCACGCCCGACGCCGGTGACGCCGGCCACCACGACGATGACCCCGGCCAAGATGGTGACCGCGGCGACGCTGCCCAGTCCGTACTGCGCCACGATCGGCGCCAGCACGACCGTCATCGCCCCGGTCGGCCCGGACACCTGGACGTGCGACCCGCCGAACACCGCCGCCACCAGCCCCGCCACGACCGCGGTGACCAGACCGGCCGCCGCGCCGACCCCTGAGCTGATGCCGAACGCCAGCGCGAGCGGCAACGCGACCACCCCGACCGTCACCCCGGCGAGGACGTCACGCCGCCACGAGTGCCCCAGGCCGGCGTAGTCCGCGCGCGACGGCAGCAACCTGGTGATGCGGTCAGCGGCGAGCGTGGTCATCGGCTGGTGCCGATCGGCGGCAGCGAGCCGACGGCGTCGAGCTGATCACGTTGGGCGGCTAGGGTA from Mycolicibacterium phocaicum includes the following:
- a CDS encoding aminotransferase-like domain-containing protein, with translation MGHSSADRIVADLRTWIRDAAPGTQLPSSRTLVARYEASPVTVQRAMQTLIGLGLVESRPGAGSFVRGARAARPLNVNWQAGALRSANARTPSLPTALRDITQDAIGLHSGFPAVDLLPDRAVRTALARAARADTAMTRSPVTGLPALQTWFANELAAVTPAGVAAPAPRDVIVVPGTQSGLSSIFRALVGPGQPLIMESPTYWGAILAAAHAGVRTAPVTGDSDGPDPDDLARAFTETGARVFYAQPNFANPTGAQWSPARREQILAVVREHGAFLVEDDWAHDFGIDSTPLPLAAYDDVGHVVYLRSLTKSMSPAVRVGAVIARGPVRDRILADRAAESMYVSGVLQSAALDVVLQPAWRTHLRSLRRQLRERRDLLAHCLAEYAPQAVVDHLPAGGLYLWVRLPDDVELDRLVRDCAGADLLIPDGIEWFPAEPVGNHTRLSYAGADPARFADGVRVLGQALAAQLT
- a CDS encoding DMT family transporter; translation: MKVQSSAIHNRLEPLSANSGFAWGMLGVLAFSFTVPLTRIAVQHGAMSPLFVGSGRAVVAALLAAGALAVTRQRLPRGVEWGRLLIVAGGVVIGFPLLTTYALTTTSAAHSAVVIALLPAATAVVSVLRTGERPPSRFWFAAALGAVAAVAFAGLQGDGLGTLHISDLLLIGAVVAAAVGYAEGGLLTRELGAWQTISWALVAASPLMVALTAVSVATGPPVAGPTEWASFAYLAAVSMFLGFFAWYRGLAIGPMAQVSQTQLTQPVLSILWAALLLHERLTWPTVLGGGAVVVCALSAVRSRTGNPGATEPAASPHADARQSSSTVA
- a CDS encoding GNAT family N-acetyltransferase, with the protein product MSAPPLFRIADARRISVVREVAQVQQVFDEDPVGTCMVAARVGDHGLDPVAIGGELWTRSQPTESLCFAGVNLIPMRGTAADMMVFADKVMSAPRRCSSLVGRAELVLPMWQQLAQVWGPAREVRDCQPLLTLSDAPQCPVDPAVRPVRMDELDAYVVAAVDMFIGEVGVDPRMGDGGRGYRRRLAGLIAAGRAWARFEDGQVVFKAEIGAQTSRVGQIQGVWVHPDWRGRGLGAAGTAALAAAVLRSGRTASLYVNDFNAPARAIYRRIGFGQLGTYATVLLD
- the ispG gene encoding flavodoxin-dependent (E)-4-hydroxy-3-methylbut-2-enyl-diphosphate synthase; protein product: MTSIGLGMPGVGSEPPAPPTLAPRRKTRQLMVRDVGVGSDYPIAVQSMCTTKTHDVNATLQQIAELTASGCDIVRVACPRQEDADALAEIARHSQIPVIADIHFQPKYIFAAIDAGCAAVRVNPGNIKEFDGRVKEVAKAAGAAGIPIRIGVNAGSLDPRLLEKYGKATPEALVESALWEASLFEEHGFGDIKISVKHNDPVIMVEAYRQLAAKCDYPLHLGVTEAGPAFQGTIKSAVAFGALLSEGIGDTIRVSLSAPPVEEVKVGNQILESLNLRPRGLEIVSCPSCGRAQVDVYKLANAVSAGLDGLDVPLRVAVMGCVVNGPGEAREADLGVASGNGKGQIFVRGEVIKTVPESQIVETLIEEAMRIAAESGTDASGSPVVTVS
- a CDS encoding M50 family metallopeptidase, with translation MMYAIGIALFALGLLVSVALHECGHMWVARATGMKVRRYFVGFGPTLWSTHRPNRLGSTEYGIKAVPLGGFCDIAGMTSVDEIAPQDEPYAMYKQKVWKRVAVLFAGPAMNIIIGLVLIYGIAVSWGLPDLHAPTSAVIGETACVAPQVAKTGDNLFGPCPHPGAGPAAAAGLKAGDTVVKVGDKPVSTFEEMAKAIRGMSGAVPVVYERGGQTLTTTVDIEQTQRFTDKEAATATQVGAIGVTAAPQPGPTQYNVLTAVPATFTFTGDLSVELGKSLAKIPTKIGALVHSIAGGERDKETPISVVGASRIGGETVEHGIWVMFWFFLAQLNFVLAAVNLLPLLPFDGGHIAVATFEKVRNMIRAARGKVAAAPVNYLKLMPATYVVLVVVGGYMLLTVTADFVNPIRLFQ
- the dxr gene encoding 1-deoxy-D-xylulose-5-phosphate reductoisomerase; translated protein: MSERLRVLVLGSTGSIGTQALEVIAANPDRFEIVGLAAGGGNAELLARQRAETGVTNIAVADPAAAERIGDVTYAGADAATRLVEDTEADVVLNSLVGALGLKPTLAALHSGARLALANKESLVAGGPLVLKAAQPGQIVPVDSEHSALAQCLRGGTGDEVARLVLTASGGPFRGWAAKDLDDVTPEQAGAHPTWSMGPMNTLNSASLVNKGLELIETHLLFGIDYDRIDVVVHPQSIVHSMVTFTDGSTLAQASPPDMKLPIALALGWPARVPGAALACDWTTASTWEFEPLDDDVFPAVRLAREAGTRGGCLTAVYNAANEEAAAAFLDGRIRFPAIVRTVADVLGAADQWAAEPSTVDDVLDAQDWARDRARRIVAQEVVPAR
- a CDS encoding DUF2631 domain-containing protein; translated protein: MATTEVERSTGVDVEDVPSAEWGWSKMNRAVIQAGGILSAIFLLVMLRGNHVGHVEDAWLIGFAILLLVIVVRGWWLRRRGWIR
- a CDS encoding YoaK family protein, which gives rise to MDEQSPDRVVSKEAAIGPEARLSWLLSWLAGMIGAVAFLHSAGYFVTFMTGNTERAVLGWFDVAERQKVSGAGPQAALWLMACFLAGVFVASFLRRRYWQNHPHGATALVTFGLLVASVVELYEDGWYYEDVNFTGILIICFSVGALNTSFVKNGEVAVPLSYVTGTVVKLGQGLERHICGKGTVYDWLGYLALLGSFMVGAGVGGGLADRLTGPQLIGTVGIICGATTLVTFFHSDKRHREPEQAPEPAA
- a CDS encoding FHA domain-containing protein, with protein sequence MSLIDEPRLGDDVAVHRKASEVRPGSGVLVINRGPGPGGQFLLADDVVAAGRHPDSAVFLDDITVSRHHAEIRWLDDEYWIIDAGSLNGTYVNGTPVQALPLTSGDEIQIGKFRLGFTCRPQDR
- a CDS encoding SulP family inorganic anion transporter, translated to MTTLAADRITRLLPSRADYAGLGHSWRRDVLAGVTVGVVALPLALAFGISSGVGAAAGLVTAVVAGLVAAVFGGSHVQVSGPTGAMTVVLAPIVAQYGLGSVAAVTILAGVIVVVAGVTGVGRAVTFIPWPVIEGFTLGIAAIIFLQQVPAAFGQAAPAGRSPLVAAGVVVSHIDTGAARPALLVTALVAVLMIVLPRLHPAVPASLVAVVAATALVAGTGLSAMRIGALPSRLPAPVWPHADLAVLHSLFGAALAIAALAAIESLLSARVAATMSPTGPYDPNRELVGQGLASVASGVFGGMPATGAIARTAVNVRSGARTRVAAIVHSLVLLAVVYLISGLVGTIPLAALSAVLMVTAFRMISPHTVTRILRSTRSDAVTFLLTATVTVCFDLIQAVEIGIAVTALFALRALARRSSVTREELPGPYMPGDERIALLRLDGAMFFGAAERISTAITDGNHPETSVVIIRLSQLGMLDATGAHTLTQIVEDLEARGITVIIKGVRPEHRDLLAGVGIIDSLRHENHLIENLDDAIAHARSHTTRSASKTHPGKGNPI